ACAAACAGATTCCACAAATAATCGTTCCGGAACTCGATCCTCACTTGAATCCGGAATACAATTTTGAAACTTTCATCGAAGGCTATAGCAACAAGCTGTCCCGCAGTGTCGCAGAAGCCGTTGCCCTCAATCCTGCCAAAACGATATTCAACCCACTATTTCTATATGGTGCTTCCGGTGTAGGCAAAACACACCTTGCCAATGCTATCGGGACCAAAATAAAGGAATTATATCCAGAAAAGCGGGTGTTATACGTATCTGCACATCTATTTCAGGTACAGTACACTGATTCTGTACGTAACAACACCACTAACGACTTTATCAACTTCTACCAGACAATTGACATACTGATTATTGATGATATCCAAGAATTTGCAGGCGTTACAAAGACGCAAAATACATTCTTCCACATCTTTAATCATTTGCATCAGAACGGAAAGCAACTCATTCTCACTTCAGACCGCGCTCCCGTACTATTACAAGGAATGGAAGAACGCCTCATTACCCGCTTCAAATGGGGAATGGTAGCCGAATTGGAGAAACCGACAGTAGAACTTCGTAAAAATATTCTGCGCAACAAAATACATCGTGACGGGCTGCAGTTTCCACCGGAAGTAATTGATTATATTGCAGAAAACGTAGGAGACAGTGTACGTGATTTGGAAGGCATCGTTATTTCAATCATGGCACATTCTACGATCTATAACAAAGAAATAGATTTGGAGTTGACTCAACGCATCGTACGAAAAGTAGTCAACAGCGAAAGCAAATCAATCACCGTTGATGACATTATCAATACCGTATGTAAGCATTTCGGTTTGGACACCGCAACTATTCATACTAAATCAAGAAAACGAGAAGTAGTTCAGGCACGTCAGATAGCCATGTTTTTAGCCAAAAATTATACAGACTTCTCCACAGCCAAGATTGGAGCTTTAATAGGTCACAAAGATCACGCCACTGTACTGCATGCCTGCAAAACCATCAAAGAGTTAAAGGAAGTGGATAAATCATTCCGGGCTGAAATCGACGAAATTCAGTCTGTATTAAAGAAGGGATAAAATGAAATATTGATTATGGGACATCCAATAATCAATATTTACATTCAAAATCCTTGTTTCTTCATCGCGTTCCAAAGATTCTCAGACATCATTTCACCGTCTTTCTTTGTATAGCGTACATCTGTAAAAACCTGAGCTAACGTTTCCTTGTTATTGTCCCGAATAAACTGTATGTTTTCCGGAAGTGCTTCTTTATAACAATACAATCGGTCTATATCTTCGGAAGTATAATCATGGTAAGTTTCATCATGTACTATTGCCTCCAAAGGAAGACGATCTACTTGAGCTGGTATCTCAGCAGGCCATCCCACAGTCACCGTAGTTATAGGAAATACCAGTTCAGGCAATTCCAAAGCTTCAATGATCATTTGGGGGTTATATGTAGTAGTTCCTAAATAGCAAATTCCCAATCCCTTTTCTTCAGCAGCAACACAAAAAGTCTGAGCAAACAACAATGCATCTACAGCACCGGTCACAAACCATTCAAAATTGTCATAACCCGGTTCAGCCTTCCGATGTTCACACCACTTACTGAAACGCCGCAAGTCTATGCAAAAAGTAAGAACTACCGGAGCTGTTTGTATCATAGGCTGATTAAAGTGTGCGGGAGACAACTTAGCTTTACGCTCAGCATCACGCGTCACAATTACACTATAAATCTGCATATTCCCCACTGTAGAAGCGCGAGAAGATACTTTAAGCAAATCGTTTAACAAATCAGAAGAAAGATCTTTCTTCTGATAATGTCGGATCGTTCTCCTTTCTTTCAAGCTTTCCATTCTTTCTTTTTTTGCAAAGATATAAAAAGAATCACAAACTGTCATTTAATCCTGCCATAAAACTTTAACAGACTTTCTAAAAAAGAATAAGTATCCCGACCTGATACCCGATTCATTATTTCTTTTTTAGAGAACTATTTAGTTAATTTAATTATCCAATCATTTAGTTATCAACAATTTGTTCATTACAAATAGGAAACATTCAATTAGTTAATAAAAACATTCTTTTTTGTTTTGCCAAGTAGAAAAACATTCATAGCTTTGCAAAATCATTTGTTAACAGTAAGTAAGACTTCTACAAATTTACTTATTTACAACTAAATCTAAGAGATACAGCATCGTGGAAAAAAAAATTTATTCTTATGACGAATCCTACGAAGAATCCTTACGATACTTCCAAGGTGACGAATTGGCTGCCAGAGTTTGGGTAAACAAATATGCGGTCAAAGATTCTTTCGGAAATATTTACGAAAAGTCTCCGGAAGATATGCATTGGAGAATAGCCAATGAAATAGCGAGGATTGAAGCCAAGTACCCCAACGCATTAAGTTCGGAAGAATTGTTCAACTTGTTAAACCACTTCAAGTATATTGTTCCGCAGGGAAGCCCAATGACTGGAATCGGTAATAATTATCAAGTAGCATCCCTGTCCAACTGTTTTGTAATCGGTGTAGATGGTGAAGCTGACTCTTATGGTGCGATTTTTAAAATAGATGAGGAACAAGTGCAGCTAATGAAGCGCCGCGGTGGTGTGGGACATGACCTCTCGCATATCCGTCCCAAAGGATCACCGGTTAAAAATTCCGCATTAACTTCTACCGGATTAGTTCCCTTCATGGAACGCTATTCAAATTCAACCCGTGAAGTAGCACAAGACGGTCGTCGCGGTGCATTGATGTTAAGTGTGTCCATCAAGCATCCAGATTCTGAGGCATTCATTGATGCAAAAATGACAGAAGGCAAAGTCACAGGAGCCAATGTCTCCGTAAAACTTACAGATTCTTTCATGCAAGCTGCCATTGAAGGAAAACCATACACGCAACAATATCCGATTGATGCTGCAGAACCTATTTTCAAAAAGGAAATAGATGCTTCTGCCTTATGGAAAAAGATTGTGCACAATGCCTGGAAATCGGCAGAGCCCGGCGTACTTTTCTGGGATACCATCTTGAGAGAGTCCGTGCCTGATTGTTATGAAGATTTGGGCTATCGCACCATATCCACCAACCCCTGCGGTGAGATTCCTTTATGTCCGTATGATTCATGCCGTCTGCTTGCAATCAACCTATACTCTTATGTAATCAATCCATTCAAGTCGGATGCATATTTTGATTTTGATTTGTTCAAAAAGCACGTTGCATTGGCCCAGCGCATCATGGACGACATTATTGACCTGGAATTGGAAAAGATTGAGCGAATCATGAAAAAGATAGATTCTGACCCAGAAGATGAAGAAGTAAAACGGACAGAACTTAGTTTATGGCAGAAAATATATAAAAAAAGCAGACAAGGTCGTCGTACAGGAGTCGGAATTACGGCAGAAGGCGATATGCTTGCAGCCTTAGGCCTACGTTACGGGACTGAAGAAGCGACTGAATTTTCTGAAAAAGTACACAAAACCGTTGCTCTCAATGCTTACCGTTCTTCAATAGAAATGGCAAAGGAACGCGGTGCTTTTGAAATTTACAATACAGAGCGCGAAAAGGACAATCCGTTCATCAACCGTCTTCGTGAAGCTGATCCGGAACTCTATGAAGAAATGAAAAAATACGGACGCCGTAATATTGCTTGCCTCACCATTGCTCCCACCGGGACTACCAGTCTAATGACACAGACCACTTCCGGCATAGAACCTGTATTTTTGCCCGTATATAAGCGACGCCGTAAAGTAAATCCGAATGATACAAACGTCCATGTTGACTTTATAGACGAAACCGGTGATGCTTTTGAAGAGTATATCGTATTTCATCCTAAATTCGTGACTTGGATGGAAGCTCAAGGTTACAATCCTGCCAAACGATATACCCAAGAAGAAATTGATACCATGGTGGAAAAGTCACCATATTACAAAGCAACTTCCAATGATGTGGACTGGCTGATGAAAGTTAAGATGCAAGGACGTATCCAAAAGTGGGTGGACCACTCTATCAGCGTTACAATCAACCTGCCAAACGATGTAGATGAAGAACTGGTGAACCGTTTGTATGTGGAAGCATGGAAGTCGGGATGCAAAGGATGTACCGTTTATCGCGACGGTTCCCGTTCTGGTGTACTTATATCGACCAAAAGTGACAAAAAAGAAGGATTACCCCCATGCAAACCACCTACGGTGGTTGAAACTCGTCCTAAAATTCTGGATGCAGATGTTGTACGTTTCCAGAACAACAAAGAAAAATGGGTAGCATTCGTCGGTTTACTGGACAACCACCCATACGAAATCTTCACCGGTGTGCTTGATGATGACGAGGGTATCATTCTGCCAAAAAATGTGACATCTGGTCATATTATCAAAAATATAGACGAAAATGGGAACAAGCGTTATGACTTTCAGTTTGAAAATAAGCGCGGATATAAAGTCACCATTGAAGGGCTGTCCGAAAAGTTCAATAAAGAATATTGGAACTACGCCAAACTGATTTCTGGAGTATTACGTTACCGTATGCCTATTGAGCAGGTTATCAAGTTAGTAGGTTCTCTGCAACTGGATAGCGAAAATATCAATACTTGGAAAAATGGTGTAGAACGCGCTCTAAAAAAATATATCCAAGATGGTACAGAAGCCAAAGGCAAGAAATGTCCTAACTGTGGCAATGAAACACTGGTCTATCAGGAAGGCTGCCTTATCTGTAAGACCTGTGGCGCTTCCCGTTGCGGATAAGGTTATGACAAGCACAAACGTTTGCATAGGAATTTAAATGACTTAGACAATGATAGCTGCATGGTTATGAGGAATATTTTCTATACTTGCATAATCATTGCAGCTATTGTTATTTCTAAATCTAATATATATGATACTATCATTTAATATTGAATACCGCACCAGTTGGGGTGAAGAAGTCAGAGTTTCTGGCTCCATTCCCGAACTTGGCAACGATCGTTCAAACGACGCCATTCCTCTAAGTACCATAGACGGCATTCATTGGAATGCCAAAGTAGATATACAGTCACCGGAACACAGTATTATCCGGTACTGTTACCATATTTATCGTGACGGAAAGGTCATACGTACGGAATGGAACAGTTTTTCCCGCACTCTCCATGTGGAAGGCACTCCAAAGAAGATCTATCGCATAGAGGATAACTGGAAAAATTTACCGGAACAACAGTATTTCTATTCCTCCGCATTCACAGAATCTTTGTTGGCACACCACGAGCGCAGTGCAGCTCCCAAAAGCTATAAAAGAGGAGTGCTGATTAAAGCATATGCTCCGTGCATTAACAGTGACCACTGTTTGGCTATTTGCGGTAACCAAAAAGTACTGGGAGACTGGAATCCGGATAAAGCCATACTAATGAGCGATACTGCTTTTCCAGAATGGCAAGTAGAGGTAGATGCCAGTAAAATCAGTTTCCCTTTAGAATACAAGTTTATTCTTTTCAACAAAAAAGAACACCGCGCCGTAGCTTGGGAAAATAATCCCAATCGCTATATAGCCAACCCGCAAATAGGAACCGACGAAACATTGGCAATAGGTGACCGTTATGTTTACTTCAGCCTTCCTCCCTGGAAAGGTGCTGGTGTAGCCGTACCGGTATTCTCTCTACGTTCTGAAAAAAGTTTTGGAGTGGGCGATTTCGGTGATTTGATACGCATAATCGACTGGGCAGTAGCTACTCATCAAAAAGCTGTACAAATTCTGCCTATCAATGACACTACCATGACACATACATGGACAGACTCTTATCCCTACAACAGCATTTCTATCTATGCTTTCCATCCGATGTACATGGATTTACAACAATTGGGAAAGTTGAAAGACAAGAGTCTAATGACAGAATTCAACAGACGACAGAAAGAATTGAACACCTTTCCTACTGTAGATTATGAAGCCGTAAACCGGACGAAATGGGAGTATTTCCATTTGATTTACAAACAAGAGGGCGAAAAAGTTTTGGCATCGGAAGCTTTCAAAACATTTTATAAGACCAATAAGGAATGGCTGCAACCATACGCTGTATTCAGTTACTTACGGGATGCCTATAAAACTCCAAACTTTCGTGAATGGCCCAAATACAGCATATACAATATTCGGGAGACTGAAAAACTTTGCGAACCGACATCCGCCGATTACCCTCATATTGCCATTTACTATTATATCCAATTCAACCTCCATCTACAACTACTTGCCGCCACAGAACATGCACGTGCCAATGGTGTGGTACTGAAAGGTGACATTCCCATAGGCATAAGCCGTAATAGCGTAGATGCATGGACAGAGCCCCATTATTTCAACTTAAACGGTCAGGCCGGTGCTCCACCCGATGACTTCTCTGTAAACGGACAGAACTGGGGTTTTCCTACTTACAACTGGGACATAATGGAAAAAGATGGTTATGCCTGGTGGATGAAGCGCTTCCGCAAGATGTCGGAATACTTTGATGCCTATCGTATAGACCACATCCTCGGCTTCTTCCGTATTTGGGAAATACCGATGGATGCCGTACATGGGTTGTTGGGACAATTTGTACCGGCCTTACCTATGACACGTGAAGAAATTGAAGGGTACGGTCTGACATTCCGATACGAGTATCTGAAACCTTATATCCACGAACACTTCCTCAAACAAGTATTCGGTCCCCATACAGAAACGGTAAAACAGATATTTATCGAGCCAACAGACACATGGGAAATTTACCGTATGCGTCCGGAGTTCGACACCCAGCGCAAGGTTGAAGCATACTTTGCCGGAAAAACTGATGAAGACAGCATTTGGATTCGAGACGGTCTGTATGCACTTATCAGTGATGTGTTGTTTGTTCCTGACCGGAGCGACGCCAACAAATACCATCCCCGTATCGGTGTACAACACGATTACATCTACCGTGCCTTGAACGATTGGGAAAAGGCTGCATTCAACCGCCTATATGACCAATACTATTATCACCGCCACAATGATTTCTGGGGGCAACAGGCCATGAAGAAACTGCCCCAGCTCACACAATCCACACGTATGCTGGTATGTGGAGAAGACCTCGGAATGATTCCCGACTGTGTGGCATGGGTAATGAATGATTTACGCATCCTTTCTCTGGAAATACAGCGTATGCCCAAAGACCCATCTCAGGAGTTCGGGTATCCAGACCAATATCCGTATCGCTCAGTCTGCACTATTTCCACACACGACATGTCCACCCTACGTGGCTGGTGGGAAGAAGATTTCCAACAGACGCAACGATATTATAACACTATATTGGGGCATTACGGTGCTGCCCCCGCCATAGCTACGCCTGAACTTTGTGAAGAAGTGATTCGCAACCACCTGTACAGCAACTCTATCCTCTGCATCCTATCTCTGCAAGATTGGATGTCAATAGACGGCAAATGGCGCAATCCAAATGTACAGGAGGAGCGTATCAACATCCCTGCCAACCCACGCCACTACTGGCGTTGGCGCATGCATTTGACACTGGAACAGTTAATGAACGCCGAGAGTCTGAATGAAAAAATCAAAAGTCTGATAGGCAATACTCAGAGAGAAATTATCCCAATATGAACAGTCACATTTTTTTAGAAAATATTCGTTTCTTCGCCTACCACGGGGTAGGCGAACAAGAAACACTGGTCGGCAATGAATTTACTGTCAGTCTCCGCTTAAAAGTCGATATACAACGTGCTGCAAAGACAGACAATGTAGCTGATACCGTCAGCTATGCCGATGTCTATGAGGCGGTAAAGGCAGAGATGATAATTCCGTCCAAACTGCTGGAACATGTCTGTGAACGAATCATCTCCCGGCTGTTCAGTGAGTTTTCCCAAATAGAAGAAATAGAACTGAAACTGGCAAAACGCAATCCACCTATGGGAGCTGACATCGAAAATGCAGGCATAGAGATAAGTCAACGGCGCGGCGAATAGCGACGTATCTTTTTATAATAAAGCAATTTTTCATTTATTCCGAAATTCTTGGGATGTGTAAAAATGATTTTAGCAGCAAAGATACGATAGATGTAGCGGTTGGTTTCCTCTACCAAACGGAGTTCCAATGCTTCATCCACTTGTTGCCGTTCCAGTTCGGCACGAATACGTGCCTGCCCTATGTTGTAGCTTTGCGCCACAGCTACCCAATCCTTAAACTTAGCATAAGCGTCATGCAAATAACGGCAAGCTGCGTCAGTGGACTTTCGCAAGTGAAAGCGCTCATCTACCCGGTTGTTAACCGTCAGTCCATAGTCATCCGCTGTTCCTGCCATAAACTGCCACAATCCGGCAGCCCCCTTTCCAGAACAGACATAAGGATTCATTCCACTCTCCACCACCATCAGATACTTGAAATCATCGGGGATATTGTTGGCACTCAGGATAGGTTCTACCACCGGAAAATAAAAATTGGCACGCTGTACCAATAAAGATGAAAGTCCTGAGAGTGACGACAGTTCCCGTTGCAATTTTCGCTTTCTCTCATGAGTACTCAAGTCTATTATCTGACCGCAGAAATCCAGAATATTCTCATCATCCAATGTATATCCCGACGGGCAAGAATCCACTTCCATAATGTAATAGTCGGCGGGCAGATTGGGCTGTGCCATGCAGGGCAGCGAATCGGGCTCTTGCGAAAAGACCGTTTGCGAAAAGAGAAAAACGAGAGTTCCGATAACGGGCAGAAAAAAATGACGCTTCATGACAAACTGTTATTTAGGAAACGGCTGCAAAGGTACAAATTTACTAATTGGCAGACAAAAAATAAAGATGCAAGTTTCTTACTTATTTCTATTATGGCAGATACTTTCCTTAACCCACCTGCCACCTATATAGACCTTTTAAGAACAAAAAACACCCAACTATATACCATAAACAAAATGTAAGAGGCTGTGTCATTGTTTTAACACAGCCTCAATGATTTATAAAATTACCAGAATAGTTCAGATAACATTAAAAACACCAATTAATTCTGAAGAGGGAAGGTATAAAGTTCACCATTATTATTATCAAATTTAGAGCCTTTTAAAGGTAAATCAAGCAATGACTTGTCGCCAGTATAATAAGTGGCCCAATTCCATAACTTCGTTTCATCGTCAGAGATTTGACCTGTTTCATGGTTACGCTTTTTACCATTACAAGGATAATAAAGTAAAAGTCCTTTTTCAGTAGGATTAACCATTTTCCAAACAAACTCCTTCACCTGCTTGGCGTTGCGAGCAACATCCCAAAAACGTACCTCACGTACAAATTCATTAGCTCCTGAAAGCCAGAATCCAATCAAGCCATAGGCTCCCTCTCTAATTTGCTGTTCAGCTACCAAATCACCATTTACATAAATCAGTGTATTTTTACCGTCATAAACAAAAGTGAGCATATACCACTCATTAGGTTTGGCCGCAAATTTACTCTTATCCACATCAATTTGCGAAGCACCCGTCTTAATCTGTAACTGATTCGGTTCAATAGTTACATCACCAAAACGAGTATATATTTCGTCCATCGGACCTGAATTCTGAATTAGCTTTGTCCCGGCAATTGCTTTGTTATTTGACTTGTAAGCCGAACGCTTGATCATTACCTCCATAGTCCACTGATTCACCTTAAAATCTTGTGGAAACATTTTATCACTTCCAATTTCACTGCCCGCCATTTTCAAGACCTTAGTGCGTGTCAGTTTCTCTAAAATGACTATAGCTTCATCTTCTCCGGGTACAATATTGGTACTTCCTCTATTAATTCGGATAGGCAAAGCATAATCTCCTTCTATCGAAAATTGAATGTTTTTCAAATTAACCGGTAAAATTTGCATGGTCACATCTTTTTCAAAATCCAATGTTGAAGGTACTTCGTACATTTCTTTGGGAAGCAGCAAATAAGAGGTAAAGTTCTTTTTATTATATGCATCCAATTGTGCTTGGTCACCTGTTGTCAAAGTCACATTGTTATTCTTTTCCTCTTTTACAGTCAGACCTACTCTCACATCTTTGATAAAGTAGTCTTTTCCTTCTTCTGCAAAAATCTGAACAGGCCCCTTAGCAGCAATGTATGCCCCCTGCTGACTGCCAAACTCTTTCAATGAATCAACATACAATTCATTTTGGCAACTTGTCAGAGCAAGTACACTTACCAATATTTTTAATATATTCTTCATGTTCTT
Above is a window of Bacteroides helcogenes P 36-108 DNA encoding:
- the dnaA gene encoding chromosomal replication initiator protein DnaA produces the protein MSEINHVGLWNRCLEIIRDNVPEQTYKTWFLPIIPLKYEDKTLVVQVPSQFFYEFLEDKFVDLLRKTLYKVIGEGTKLMYNVMVDKSSRPEKTVNYESTNRTIIPQKTVIDKQIPQIIVPELDPHLNPEYNFETFIEGYSNKLSRSVAEAVALNPAKTIFNPLFLYGASGVGKTHLANAIGTKIKELYPEKRVLYVSAHLFQVQYTDSVRNNTTNDFINFYQTIDILIIDDIQEFAGVTKTQNTFFHIFNHLHQNGKQLILTSDRAPVLLQGMEERLITRFKWGMVAELEKPTVELRKNILRNKIHRDGLQFPPEVIDYIAENVGDSVRDLEGIVISIMAHSTIYNKEIDLELTQRIVRKVVNSESKSITVDDIINTVCKHFGLDTATIHTKSRKREVVQARQIAMFLAKNYTDFSTAKIGALIGHKDHATVLHACKTIKELKEVDKSFRAEIDEIQSVLKKG
- a CDS encoding NADPH-dependent oxidoreductase — its product is MESLKERRTIRHYQKKDLSSDLLNDLLKVSSRASTVGNMQIYSVIVTRDAERKAKLSPAHFNQPMIQTAPVVLTFCIDLRRFSKWCEHRKAEPGYDNFEWFVTGAVDALLFAQTFCVAAEEKGLGICYLGTTTYNPQMIIEALELPELVFPITTVTVGWPAEIPAQVDRLPLEAIVHDETYHDYTSEDIDRLYCYKEALPENIQFIRDNNKETLAQVFTDVRYTKKDGEMMSENLWNAMKKQGF
- a CDS encoding adenosylcobalamin-dependent ribonucleoside-diphosphate reductase, which encodes MEKKIYSYDESYEESLRYFQGDELAARVWVNKYAVKDSFGNIYEKSPEDMHWRIANEIARIEAKYPNALSSEELFNLLNHFKYIVPQGSPMTGIGNNYQVASLSNCFVIGVDGEADSYGAIFKIDEEQVQLMKRRGGVGHDLSHIRPKGSPVKNSALTSTGLVPFMERYSNSTREVAQDGRRGALMLSVSIKHPDSEAFIDAKMTEGKVTGANVSVKLTDSFMQAAIEGKPYTQQYPIDAAEPIFKKEIDASALWKKIVHNAWKSAEPGVLFWDTILRESVPDCYEDLGYRTISTNPCGEIPLCPYDSCRLLAINLYSYVINPFKSDAYFDFDLFKKHVALAQRIMDDIIDLELEKIERIMKKIDSDPEDEEVKRTELSLWQKIYKKSRQGRRTGVGITAEGDMLAALGLRYGTEEATEFSEKVHKTVALNAYRSSIEMAKERGAFEIYNTEREKDNPFINRLREADPELYEEMKKYGRRNIACLTIAPTGTTSLMTQTTSGIEPVFLPVYKRRRKVNPNDTNVHVDFIDETGDAFEEYIVFHPKFVTWMEAQGYNPAKRYTQEEIDTMVEKSPYYKATSNDVDWLMKVKMQGRIQKWVDHSISVTINLPNDVDEELVNRLYVEAWKSGCKGCTVYRDGSRSGVLISTKSDKKEGLPPCKPPTVVETRPKILDADVVRFQNNKEKWVAFVGLLDNHPYEIFTGVLDDDEGIILPKNVTSGHIIKNIDENGNKRYDFQFENKRGYKVTIEGLSEKFNKEYWNYAKLISGVLRYRMPIEQVIKLVGSLQLDSENINTWKNGVERALKKYIQDGTEAKGKKCPNCGNETLVYQEGCLICKTCGASRCG
- a CDS encoding 4-alpha-glucanotransferase, encoding MILSFNIEYRTSWGEEVRVSGSIPELGNDRSNDAIPLSTIDGIHWNAKVDIQSPEHSIIRYCYHIYRDGKVIRTEWNSFSRTLHVEGTPKKIYRIEDNWKNLPEQQYFYSSAFTESLLAHHERSAAPKSYKRGVLIKAYAPCINSDHCLAICGNQKVLGDWNPDKAILMSDTAFPEWQVEVDASKISFPLEYKFILFNKKEHRAVAWENNPNRYIANPQIGTDETLAIGDRYVYFSLPPWKGAGVAVPVFSLRSEKSFGVGDFGDLIRIIDWAVATHQKAVQILPINDTTMTHTWTDSYPYNSISIYAFHPMYMDLQQLGKLKDKSLMTEFNRRQKELNTFPTVDYEAVNRTKWEYFHLIYKQEGEKVLASEAFKTFYKTNKEWLQPYAVFSYLRDAYKTPNFREWPKYSIYNIRETEKLCEPTSADYPHIAIYYYIQFNLHLQLLAATEHARANGVVLKGDIPIGISRNSVDAWTEPHYFNLNGQAGAPPDDFSVNGQNWGFPTYNWDIMEKDGYAWWMKRFRKMSEYFDAYRIDHILGFFRIWEIPMDAVHGLLGQFVPALPMTREEIEGYGLTFRYEYLKPYIHEHFLKQVFGPHTETVKQIFIEPTDTWEIYRMRPEFDTQRKVEAYFAGKTDEDSIWIRDGLYALISDVLFVPDRSDANKYHPRIGVQHDYIYRALNDWEKAAFNRLYDQYYYHRHNDFWGQQAMKKLPQLTQSTRMLVCGEDLGMIPDCVAWVMNDLRILSLEIQRMPKDPSQEFGYPDQYPYRSVCTISTHDMSTLRGWWEEDFQQTQRYYNTILGHYGAAPAIATPELCEEVIRNHLYSNSILCILSLQDWMSIDGKWRNPNVQEERINIPANPRHYWRWRMHLTLEQLMNAESLNEKIKSLIGNTQREIIPI
- the folB gene encoding dihydroneopterin aldolase: MNSHIFLENIRFFAYHGVGEQETLVGNEFTVSLRLKVDIQRAAKTDNVADTVSYADVYEAVKAEMIIPSKLLEHVCERIISRLFSEFSQIEEIELKLAKRNPPMGADIENAGIEISQRRGE
- a CDS encoding lytic transglycosylase domain-containing protein, whose translation is MKRHFFLPVIGTLVFLFSQTVFSQEPDSLPCMAQPNLPADYYIMEVDSCPSGYTLDDENILDFCGQIIDLSTHERKRKLQRELSSLSGLSSLLVQRANFYFPVVEPILSANNIPDDFKYLMVVESGMNPYVCSGKGAAGLWQFMAGTADDYGLTVNNRVDERFHLRKSTDAACRYLHDAYAKFKDWVAVAQSYNIGQARIRAELERQQVDEALELRLVEETNRYIYRIFAAKIIFTHPKNFGINEKLLYYKKIRRYSPRR
- a CDS encoding BT_3987 domain-containing protein, with protein sequence MKNILKILVSVLALTSCQNELYVDSLKEFGSQQGAYIAAKGPVQIFAEEGKDYFIKDVRVGLTVKEEKNNNVTLTTGDQAQLDAYNKKNFTSYLLLPKEMYEVPSTLDFEKDVTMQILPVNLKNIQFSIEGDYALPIRINRGSTNIVPGEDEAIVILEKLTRTKVLKMAGSEIGSDKMFPQDFKVNQWTMEVMIKRSAYKSNNKAIAGTKLIQNSGPMDEIYTRFGDVTIEPNQLQIKTGASQIDVDKSKFAAKPNEWYMLTFVYDGKNTLIYVNGDLVAEQQIREGAYGLIGFWLSGANEFVREVRFWDVARNAKQVKEFVWKMVNPTEKGLLLYYPCNGKKRNHETGQISDDETKLWNWATYYTGDKSLLDLPLKGSKFDNNNGELYTFPLQN